AGGCTATCAAAGTCTGTTACGCCGACAAAATTCAAAACCGTCTTCAAATGACGGCTTCCATTCTCGCGTTCCGCCACAGGACCTTCCGAATAGATGCCGCCGCTAGCTTGAATGTGGAATGCTTTTTTGTTATGCAGCAGTCCAACGGGGCCATTCTCCGTGTATTTGAATGTTTTGGCTCTGACGCAAAAGGAATCAATGTATGCCTTCAATACCGGAGGGTAAGAAAAGTTCCACATGGGTGTAACGAACACGTACTTGTCCGCAGTGACAAACTCTTCGAGCAAATGATTCAGTTGGGTTATTTTTTCTTGATGCGCGGCAGTCAATTGATCAAACGATGCTCCCGTTTGAAGCTTGCCCCATGCCTCCAATACATCTGCATCGATATGCGGAATGTCTCGTTGATACAGATCTACGTGCACAATCTTATCTTCTGGGTGACTTTCTTGATAGGCTTGTACAAATTGCTCGCCAACGGAAAGGCTGTAAGATGCTTCAGGATTACCAGGATGCGCAGTGATATAAAGAATAGTCGACATAATTATATTTTCTCTCCTTCTTATATAAAATTACGATTTAAACAATAAAAGGGGCGATGCCGTTGCCATAAGACCAGTTGTCTTTCGTGACTTCAATTAAATTGATAAAAACATCCTCGGTTCTAATGTTGCACTGCTCATGCAGTTGTTCAGCTAATGCCGCATAGAACTCTTTTTTTACTTCAGACGATCTGCCGACATTCAAAATGATTTGAACGATGAGAAATCCATCGCTTCTTTCAATGTCCAGACAGTTTGGATCAAAGTTGAAGTTCTCTCGGTTGTGTTCCTCGATAATCAAAAAACGATCATTTTCAGGCACTTGCAGCTTGTCCACGATCGTTTGCGAGACGGCCTCTTTAATACGGGCTTTAGCTTCGCTCGAACGTCCTTCCAACGTGACGATACGCGTTAAAGGCATGTAGATTACCTCCTCTTTTTGTTGATATGCTTTATTCTATCTGTTAAAATCCAGAACACGAATGTACATGAGTTCGTGTTAGTTCGTGTCAGAGATGCTCAAACTATTGAAGCCAGGTGATAAGATGGAAGACGAAAAATCTTTGAAAGATTGGCCCCATGATTGGATTAAAAAAATTCGTTCCAGGCCCGCTAGACATAACCTTTCCAAACGAACACGGCAAGTTGACTTGGCAAGGCAAGTTGGCGTCGATCCACGAACCGTTCAACAGTGGGAGAACGGAGATCGTCTTCCCAGCGTTGGCAGCCTCAAACGTTTGATTCAAGTCTTTTTGGAGGAAGGACTCTTCCTGGAGGGAGCCCAGCGGAAAGAGGCTGAGGAGCTTTGGCTTGCAGTAAAACGCTTTTCGGAAGTGCGCTCTGCAACAAAACGGGAGTTTCCGGATTTTGATGTCACTTGGTTTGAAACCGTTGCTTCGTTCGAAGGTTCCGCGCAGGAAGGTCGGGTTGCCACGCAAGCCGTTTCACTTGCAAGGCAAAGTCAGTTACCGAAGCCTCCTTCTCTCTTTATAGGAAGAAACCAATCCATGGCTGACCTGAAAGAACAGCTGAAGTTCCATTCCCTTGTGTCAATCGTAGGACCCGGAGGGATAGGGAAAACATCACTTGCTGTTCGAGTCGCTTCAACGCTTGCTGAAACGTATCCGGACGGTATTTGGATGTTCGAATTCGGCGCCGTAAAGGATCATCATTTTTTGGGCCAGTATCTGTTATCCACTATGGGACTGCAAAATCAAGGGAATCGAACTGATCTCCAAACCATATTAGATGTAATCTCCGAGAAAAGAATGATGTTTATTTTCGACAACTGCGAACACATCATTGATGCATGCGCGGCTTTAGCTGAATCACTCCTGATGGCTGCGCCAACACTAAGCATCATGGTCACGAGCCGAGAAGCCTTGAACATTTCGGGGGAATACGTCTATCGGATTCCCCCGTTATCCTTTCCAGGTGAGGAGTATTCGCTGGAGGTGCTTTCCGAAGAAGAAATCAAGGAATTTGAAGCCGTGCAACTGTTTATGGAACGCGCGCTTTTGGTTGCTCCTAAGCTTCAACCCACGCTGGCAAACTTGCAGCTTGTAGGTGCCATATGCAAAAAATTAGAAGGGATTCCGTTAGCCATTGAGCTTGCGGCTTCCAGAATGAGTATGTTGACATTAGAACAGATGGAAGAACGTCTGGCGAGTCTGCTGACATTATTGACTGCTGGAAAACGAAATGCTGTGCCTCGGCAAAAAACGCTGAAATCTACAATCGATTGGAGCTACGATCTACTAACCGGCAAGGAGCAACTGCTTCTGAGAAGGCTCAGTGTATTTTCGGGAGGGTTTACGTTGGAGGCAGTGGAGCGGATCTGTAGCTGCGAACCCACATTGCCCACCCGTGATGATAAACTTGCTCGGGAAGATATGCTTGATCTGTTATCCGGACTGGTCAACAAGTCACTCGTCTCAATCGAAACCAGTGATGACTACCGCTACATCCGTTATTTCATGCTGGAAGCCATTAAGGAATATGCTGGCGAGAAGATGCGGGAAGAAACTGACGGCCGTAACAGACATGTTCTTCTTGAACGTCATGCTCAATATTACAGCCAAATTTTGAATCGTGCCGAGGCCAAGTTCAGGACTCGAGAGCGTGATGCCTGCCTTGATGAAGTGAGACAAGAATATGCAAACCTGCGCTCAGCCATGCAATGGTGTTATCAGAATGATGCACATACCAACTCAATTGGATTTCATATGGTTTCAAACCTTTACTGGTTCTGGCTTCATGAAGGCAGATTAAAGGAGGGGATTTTTTGGCTTAATCGTTTTCTGGAAAGTACCGTTCATAAAGAACTGCCTGGTGGAGATTTTGCCAAAGCATTGCATGGGCGGGGCGTCATTCAATTGGTTCAAGGAAACGTTGAAGAAGCCATGGTTTCAGCTGCACGCAGCGCTGAGCTCGCCCGTGATCTGAACCATTCTGCACAATTAGCCTCTTCTCTTCGTCTCATGGCATTTATTTATATCAACCAGCTACTTTTGAAAGATGCCGAGCCTCTCGTTAAGGAGAGCGTTGATATTGCCAGGAAAACGAAGGACATGTGGAATTTGGCGGCTTCGTTGCATGCTTACGGAAAGCTAAAGCTGGAACAAAAGGAGTATCATGAAGCATCCATGCTTCTAAAAGAGAGCGTGTACTTCTTCGAATCGGTTCAGGATAAATGGGAAGTATCCGGTCCGTACGAAAGCCTCGGTTATGCTGCCTTGAAACTTGGGCAGACCGATCAATCCATTGAATGCTTCAAAAATAGCATTGCGATCAGCCAAATTTACAAAGGGACATGGATTCTCTCTCGCGGAATAGAAGGGTTGGCTATAGCTTTATGGGCAAAGAAGGCTTTCCAGAAGCGGTCATCCTTCTGAGTGCTGCTGAGAAATGTCGCGAAAGCTTCGGAGGTGCTGCCGTTCCGAATTTTCCCGTGGAGCATAATGCAGTGCTTCTTGATCTTCAACATGTTTTAATTGAACAGGAAATACGCGATATTTGGAACAAAGGAAAGAGTCTAACGAAAGACCAGATTCTCGCATATTCTTTAGAAACTTAGGTGTGCAAGCCTCCCTGAAAATCTGATCGTCCAAACGATGGACAGCCTCATTGACAACACGAACAAGGTGATAGTACAAAGAAACCGTTCCTTTCGTAAATGGTGGGTCGCACTTCCATTTACCAAGACGGTTTCTTTTTGTTTTACATCTTTGAGAAAAGCGGTCTTCCTGTGGGGCATGCAGTTTATGAACGGCCAATAAAAGTCAAAAAATTGGTGTCTGCATTTCATGATCCTTCTTGACACTCATTTTTTTCTGTAACTATAATGATTACATTAAGAAGGGAGTTAGTAATGATAATATTCAGCGATTTTCAATAGGACTCGAAAAAGTTCCACTGCTGAATGTTTACCAGACAGTGGAAGTCATGGAGTAGGGGAAGCTCTTTCATATCCACGAACAGCATAGCTAGAATTGCTATTAATAGCATTGTATCCTCAATTATTTTAATCATAACATAGGAGTGGATTTATCATGGCAACTGTATTGTACGTAACCGCGCATCCTTTAAAAGACGGTACATACAGCTTATCAGTCGGCAAACAGTTTATCGAAACCTATCAGGAGGCCAATCCAGGAGATGAGGTCATTCATTTGGACCTGTATCGCATGGATCTTCCGCAAATCGACGCCGATCTTCTAAGACGCTGGGGGCAGCCACCAAGTGGTCTTTCTTTCGATGAACTGAGCGAGGGATCGAAGGTCAAAGCGGTGCGAATGCGCGAGATTGCGGACCAATTCATGACTGCGGATAAAATCGTCATTGTCAATCCGGTATGGAATTATTCTTTCCCGTCGGTTCTGAAAGCGTACATTGACGCGGTTATAGTTCCGGGAAAAACTATTAAGCGAGCCGATAATGGGCTGCGGGGTTTGTCCGGTTTGATTGGGACGCAGCAGGACAAAAAAGTGATGCACATTCAGGCTTCCGGCACGGTCTCTCCCATGGGAAGTTCAAAGATGTAGAGCACAGCCATAGTTATGTAAAAGCTATCATGAATTTACTGGGCATTGACGATGTGCAGGCTATCTTTGTTGAAGGTATCAGTGAGCAGCCGGACCAAGCGCAGAGCATAAAGGAATCAGCAATCCGGCAAGCCATATTGGCAGCCAAAGCGTTTTGATGTGACAGCCTAAAGAAAAAACGGAAAAATTCCAGGATTTTTTTCTGGTTTTTCTTTCTCTTTTTTGACCATGATGGGGGAATGTATTGTTGTTACACCTGATGTACGTTACCCAAATAAGTTGCATTATTACAATCCTTGATACTTAAGGCAATTCCTTTGTTTTGGCGGCCACAATGCGGTCATCATTATGGAGCCGCTATGAGCCATAAGTGGAAATATAATGGTTAAACCCCAGGGACCTTATCCATCTGGAAGAAGCCCTGAGGTTTTTTGTTATTGAGCAGGGAGGTCTTGCCTGTAGTAATACGAAGCGGTCTCAAAATCTTTTTGGTGATAATAAGCTTCAGCTATAAGGATATACAATTCACTCATTTTTTTGTGCGCTTGCTTTTGTTATTGAGTTGGGCTTTTAAATCCAGGTTCATATTTATATGCAAAAAATCATCACAGATCCTTTCTGCTTCTTCAATGTTTTGAATATCAATATATAGCTTTTAACGCAAAAGTAATCTCATCCAAATGGCAGTGAAAGATGCCAAGGTTGAGAAGAACATCGACATAAAGTAGTTTGTCGACTGTAAATAGCTTGGTCAGCAGCAAAGCATATGATTTGGCTCTAATATCGTAATCAAAAGGAGGCGCATGCTGAATGATATTTTCAATATATTCGTAGGCTTTTTCCATATCGTTAGATAACCAGTAATACCTTGCATAAAGTAATTGTTGCTTGGCTTTTAAATTAGCATCTTCCTCTGTGATTTCTATACTCTTTATTATGTTTAGAAACTCATTTAACAAATTGCTTTCAAGATATTGTTCCGCCCTTACCAATTGAGTAGGAATGGAGGGAGGAGGAGAAACGGTTTCCGAGGCCACTTCTTCTAAGAGAAAAGTAATAGAGCAATTTAATCGCTCCGCAAGCTTGCTAATGATCTCAAAAGAGGGCATCGCATTTCCTTTCTCAATTTGACTAATCAATATCAGATGATGAATTCACCCGCAGCTGGTTAGCAGCAGGGATAAGCAAGGATTATGCTGAGATCATGACCGGACTCGACCGTAAAATTCGCGAGGAAGGAGCGGAAGATCTAAGTACTGATACTGTAATGAGGGTGACTGGGAAGGCGCCTGTCTCCTTCCAACAATTTGCACAGAGACACGCAGGAATCTGGATGCGGGAATTAGACAGTACTATGACATTTTAGCCAAACTCAAACAGCGTGCACCAAGCTTGGAAAATTCCCTTGGAATCCTCGGCACTTCGCGTAGATATTTGTGTGTCCCAGCTTCCAACTGACAAAACCGAAAATATCTAGTTACGAACACAAGCTGAGAATTGCGCTAACAGAGATGCTCGTTGAATAAATTAGTCTAAATCTTCTATTAGAAACAGACTAGAATTATTGCTTTAATAGGGGGGATTATGATTAAGCGAAAGGTGGCATCTTATAAAGCGGAAAAGCGAATCCAAGGGTCAATTCAAGTAAAGAAAGGACAGGGTTCACTTTAAACCGCTCTGCCCTTTCTTTATAGATGAGGATAAACGAGTGATAAGTTTATGGTTCGATCAAGGTTTACAGATCGATTCTCCAGTTGCCCATCATCTTGGCGACTTCCGGGTCGCGATACGATAAGAAAAGACTTTCCCGCGTATCGAGGGCCGAGATTTGTTCGATATCATCCGCGCTCAACTCAAAATCGAAAATGTCAAAGTTTTCGACGATCCGCTCTTTTCTCACCGATTTTGGAATTACAACGACTTCACGCTGAACAAGCCAGCGCAATACGACCTGAGCGACGGACTTGTTGTATTTTTCTGCGATCGAGAGCAACACTTCGTTTTTGAACATGTTGTTAAGTCCCTCAGCGAATGGGGCCCACGACTGGTGTTGAACTCCGTGCTCTTTCATAAAAGCTGCGCTCTCTGTTTGCTGGTAGAACGGGTGCGTTTCGATCTGGTTGACGGCGGGTACGATTTCGTTATGAACGATGAGGTCCATCAGGCGGTCGGGTAGGAAGTTGCTGACACCGATCGCCCTAATCTTGCCTTCGCGGTACAGGTCTTCCATCGCACGCCATGCACCGTAGTAATCGCCAAATGGCTGGTGAATAAGGTACAGATCGAGATAGTCGAGTTGAAGCTTCTTCAAGGATTTGGCAAATGCGTGCTTGGTACTCTCGTAGCCGGCATCCTGAACCCAGAGCTTGGTCGTGATGAACAGCTGCTCACGCGGTACGCCGCTGCGGTTAATCGCACGACCGACCGCTTCCTCATTCAAATAACCGGAGGCGGTGTCGATCAGGCGGTAACCAGCCATCAGCGCTTCATATACAGCGTTCTCGCATTCTTCAGCATCTGGAACTTGGTAGACACCAAAGCCGATGATCGGCATTTTCACACCATTGTTTAATGTTACGGTTTGCATTGTATTTCCTCCCATTGTCCAAATGTAAAACGCAAACGGCCGCAAAACTCGGAAATCGGGCACCTCAGTGGGCTTCCGCTTACGGTCGACTTGCATTACAATAAGCCTAACGCCTTCGTGTTACACGAAGTCAAGCCATCTTCAAAAATTTTTATTTTTCCAAGGAGGATTCCACATGCATACAGTCAAAGAAGCTGCCCAGATAACGGGACTCACCGAGCACGCTGTACGCTTTTACACGGATAAAGGCCTGGTACCAAGCGTACAGCGCAATCAAAACAACATTCGGATGTTCGACGAAGAATCGATCAACTGGTTGCATGGCGTCAAATGTCTCAAGCAATCCGGGATGCCGATTGAAGTCATTAAAATGTACGTCGATTTCTGTCTCGAAGGGGATTCGACCATTCCGCAACGCTACACACTCATGATGGAGCATAAGGAAGCGGCGCTCATTAAGCTCGAAGAAGCCAAACAGCACGTTGCCCATTTGGAACAAAAAACGGCTCTATATCAGGCCATTCTGGAGCACCGCTCTCCAGACACGACCAATCCTGGCAACTGGGATAAAATTCAGCATATGCATAGTGACGTTTTTTACTCGCCCTCTGTTCGGAAGGCTAGAGATCTACGTGAGACACAACCACTCGAAGAAAATCCTCTGTTTTAAATTTCTGGTTGGCTTAGGATGAACAAGATTCAGAACAGTCTAGATTGGACTAACGAGAGACGATAACTTAATCATAACGAGAAGGCAGCAGGCCAAATGGACCCATTGCCTTCGTTCAAATCCTCTGTTTTTACACCAAATAACAGCACTGAACGCATCGTAAAAGATCATAAAATGGTAACGTTGTTTCAAACATGAGTCGAACCGTCTGGGTAACTTAGTTCTCGGACTGATCTTCCCAATGTATGTATTTACCTTTTTGCGGGATCAGTCGATCAGCTAACGCACTTTCAGGAAAGCTTTCTATGCATCGTATGTACACATGATTTAAAAGGAGGCAGCACCCCACGCCAGCGGTAGAATTGACTACTACAGAGATTAGAATGTAAAGAAACGTAAGTCTGAAATAACAAGGGGCAGACTGAAAGATTTAATGGAACTGCGTCCAAGACTTAAACAGGCACAGTATGCAAAAATACTTGGGCTAAGCCAATTCAGTGTCTCACATCATATGCGAAAATTCAGAGAAGATTCAACTTGTGAATAGCTCACTTAACTACGTAATTGACCATTGCCCAATTATAATATACTATTGGTTAAAAATGTAATCAGGAGGCAGCTATATGTTTAACTCGGCAGTTTTAGAATCAATAAGTGACATAAACCTTTTGTATGAAATGCTGCAAGCAGAGTTTTCACTAGATGGTTGGGATGCTATGGTACATATTGCGGATAAACTCCACCACTCAATCAACGCATTCTATGAAGAAGACCAACTTAGACAAGCAAAAGGGCAGCCGAGAATTGATACTAAAAGACTTAAACGAAGTGTTGCTTTTTATTTTGGATATTCTATGGTGGCGAAAGGTATCGCATTGCAAAAGATGGGCGATTACTCAGCAGCCAGGGATTGTATTGAAAAGTACTCTGAATTGGGATGGATATCTGGATTGGACGATGAGGGGAAGGAGGATGTAGCACATTTCAGGATGATTGCAAATGCCAATACATATGTTTTGAATTTGCTGGAAGGTAATATGGAGACGCTTCCTGAATATGTGCAATTTATACACAATGCCGAGGAAGAAGAGTTGTTGCCGGGGATTATTACGATACTGGAGTCAGCTTTAAAACATAACTGTAACGTTGATTGGGCATTAAAAGAATTTGAGCCTAATTTGGACGCTCTGGATGGAGAGTACGAAACGGAAGCCAATATTCGTTATTATATAGATCATTTATATCTTATGTCCCTTTACCACTTTACTAATGGTAATATTTACAATGCATTAAATATATCCCTCAAGGGATTGCGAATGTCTGATAAACTTAAGGATGATACTGGATATAAAAAAATCAATGCATTATTTGTTTCATTTAGTGTTCATGCAACTAAAGAACAGCTGAATGAATATAATGTATTGAACAAAACTATCCTAGAAAGGGTGTTAAAAGATGAAAAAGGCATTAGGTATGATGGCAGTAGTATTGTTTCTGTTAGGTAACGTAATCATCCCTACTGGTGCAGCAACGATCCAACCTAACAATCACGGCATGAATAGCTTCCAACAACTTAATAATCATGGCATGAATAGCTAGGTTCGTATATTTGAAACCCCTTCTACAAAGAAGGGGTTTTTATTTGGTAGAATAGTTCCAAAGAATCATAACAATCTTCTAGAAATCTACTGATTTTTCTGAAGGATATCCACTCAATTCACAGAACACTATCATTGAGGAGAGGCGTGTCGAGGCAGGGGGTGCTTCGTGCCCTCATAAAGCCATTTCAGCAGCACAAAGACTTAATGTCTCGGCCGTCAATTCAAATATATCGGTTACATTGGGCGTTTTACATTGCAATAAAAACGATGGAGGGCGCTCAACGTGATAACACTGACTAGTAATCGTTACTGATAATATTCCCTCCATTCCTATTCCAGTCATAGGTTCAATATCAATTAACCCCATGCATACTAAATAATGAAAAGTTAAGTGTCGTTCAGTATTTAGTTCTAGCGGACCTGACAAAAGGCATTGTCAAACAGTTTTCCGGGAAATTTTAAGCGATCGTTATAGACGCTCCAAAGCAGATTAGCTTTTTATAATCACCCGAAAAGGTGGCTATGGAAAGCTTTTTTACCGGTTTAATGAATCATTAATACAATGATGGATGTAGTCGGTACGACGTACATACACAAATTTCGTTAGAGCGACGAGCATAGGTTTTGCTGAAATACAATAGTTCTTTGTACAATAAAGTTGTTTTCTAATGTCTAACAATTTCTTAATCCTGATGTCATTGGACTGTCCAATTAAGTGCAGCCTAAAAAAATTCGAAGAAAATCTCCCGAGCATGATACAAAAAAGGAAGAAGGTTCGTCTTCCTAATAGCTGCAGCTTAAAAGGAGGCAATTATAAAATGAGTATTCCGGAATCCTCACCATTCCGCAACATATTTTATGAGCATTATCCAACCGTACGCAGAAAACTGGCTGCGCTTGTGCGAGATGAAGCAGCAGCCGACGATCTGGCGCAGGAAGTATTTCTGAGGCTGTACAG
The Paenibacillus peoriae DNA segment above includes these coding regions:
- a CDS encoding aldo/keto reductase, which codes for MQTVTLNNGVKMPIIGFGVYQVPDAEECENAVYEALMAGYRLIDTASGYLNEEAVGRAINRSGVPREQLFITTKLWVQDAGYESTKHAFAKSLKKLQLDYLDLYLIHQPFGDYYGAWRAMEDLYREGKIRAIGVSNFLPDRLMDLIVHNEIVPAVNQIETHPFYQQTESAAFMKEHGVQHQSWAPFAEGLNNMFKNEVLLSIAEKYNKSVAQVVLRWLVQREVVVIPKSVRKERIVENFDIFDFELSADDIEQISALDTRESLFLSYRDPEVAKMMGNWRIDL
- a CDS encoding tautomerase family protein, whose product is MPLTRIVTLEGRSSEAKARIKEAVSQTIVDKLQVPENDRFLIIEEHNRENFNFDPNCLDIERSDGFLIVQIILNVGRSSEVKKEFYAALAEQLHEQCNIRTEDVFINLIEVTKDNWSYGNGIAPFIV
- a CDS encoding NB-ARC domain-containing protein, with amino-acid sequence MEDEKSLKDWPHDWIKKIRSRPARHNLSKRTRQVDLARQVGVDPRTVQQWENGDRLPSVGSLKRLIQVFLEEGLFLEGAQRKEAEELWLAVKRFSEVRSATKREFPDFDVTWFETVASFEGSAQEGRVATQAVSLARQSQLPKPPSLFIGRNQSMADLKEQLKFHSLVSIVGPGGIGKTSLAVRVASTLAETYPDGIWMFEFGAVKDHHFLGQYLLSTMGLQNQGNRTDLQTILDVISEKRMMFIFDNCEHIIDACAALAESLLMAAPTLSIMVTSREALNISGEYVYRIPPLSFPGEEYSLEVLSEEEIKEFEAVQLFMERALLVAPKLQPTLANLQLVGAICKKLEGIPLAIELAASRMSMLTLEQMEERLASLLTLLTAGKRNAVPRQKTLKSTIDWSYDLLTGKEQLLLRRLSVFSGGFTLEAVERICSCEPTLPTRDDKLAREDMLDLLSGLVNKSLVSIETSDDYRYIRYFMLEAIKEYAGEKMREETDGRNRHVLLERHAQYYSQILNRAEAKFRTRERDACLDEVRQEYANLRSAMQWCYQNDAHTNSIGFHMVSNLYWFWLHEGRLKEGIFWLNRFLESTVHKELPGGDFAKALHGRGVIQLVQGNVEEAMVSAARSAELARDLNHSAQLASSLRLMAFIYINQLLLKDAEPLVKESVDIARKTKDMWNLAASLHAYGKLKLEQKEYHEASMLLKESVYFFESVQDKWEVSGPYESLGYAALKLGQTDQSIECFKNSIAISQIYKGTWILSRGIEGLAIALWAKKAFQKRSSF
- a CDS encoding MerR family transcriptional regulator yields the protein MHTVKEAAQITGLTEHAVRFYTDKGLVPSVQRNQNNIRMFDEESINWLHGVKCLKQSGMPIEVIKMYVDFCLEGDSTIPQRYTLMMEHKEAALIKLEEAKQHVAHLEQKTALYQAILEHRSPDTTNPGNWDKIQHMHSDVFYSPSVRKARDLRETQPLEENPLF
- a CDS encoding FMN-dependent NADH-azoreductase, whose product is MSTILYITAHPGNPEASYSLSVGEQFVQAYQESHPEDKIVHVDLYQRDIPHIDADVLEAWGKLQTGASFDQLTAAHQEKITQLNHLLEEFVTADKYVFVTPMWNFSYPPVLKAYIDSFCVRAKTFKYTENGPVGLLHNKKAFHIQASGGIYSEGPVAERENGSRHLKTVLNFVGVTDFDSLFVEGLSTAGDRAPQIKAEAIEKARNAAKNF
- a CDS encoding helix-turn-helix domain-containing protein; translation: MISQIEKGNAMPSFEIISKLAERLNCSITFLLEEVASETVSPPPSIPTQLVRAEQYLESNLLNEFLNIIKSIEITEEDANLKAKQQLLYARYYWLSNDMEKAYEYIENIIQHAPPFDYDIRAKSYALLLTKLFTVDKLLYVDVLLNLGIFHCHLDEITFALKAIY